A genomic segment from Gossypium hirsutum isolate 1008001.06 chromosome D04, Gossypium_hirsutum_v2.1, whole genome shotgun sequence encodes:
- the LOC107898895 gene encoding AT-hook motif nuclear-localized protein 25 isoform X2, giving the protein MESGAGSRYVHHLLGPELQLQRSSEPQFNSPEKQGTTDHPSAATTSSGGGSTTPGRRPRGRPAGSKNKPKPPIIVARDSPNSLRSHVLEISSGSDVVDSVSDYARRRGRGVCVLSGTGAVTNVTLRQPAAPPGSVVTLHGRFEILSLTGTSLPPPAPPGAGGLTVYLAGVQGQVVGGSVVGPLMASGPVVLMAASFANAVYDRLPLEEEDPPPVHEQQPAASQSSGLTGSGGGNNNNSGTTGTGVGGGGGVPFYNLGPNMGTYPFPGL; this is encoded by the exons ATGGAATCCGGTGCCGGGTCTCGTTATGTTCATCATCTACTTGGACCGGAGCTTCAGCTTCAAAGATCATCGGAACCCCAATTCAACTCGCCGGAGAAACAAGGAACGACCGATCATCCTAGCGCAGCCACCACAAGCTCTGGAGGAGGAAGTACCACTCCGGGAAGAAGACCTAGAGGACGTCCAGCGGGATCCAAGAACAAGCCGAAACCACCCATAATCGTTGCTCGTGACAGTCCGAACTCGTTGAGATCCCACGTGCTCGAAATCTCTTCCGGTTCAGACGTAGTTGACTCGGTGTCGGACTACGCCCGGCGGCGCGGCCGTGGCGTTTGTGTACTCAGCGGGACCGGTGCCGTCACGAATGTCACGTTACGGCAACCGGCTGCTCCACCTGGAAGTGTCGTAACACTACACGGTCGGTTCGAGATTTTATCTTTAACCGGGACTTCTCTCCCACCGCCAGCACCGCCTGGAGCTGGTGGATTGACTGTTTATCTCGCCGGCGTTCAAGGTCAAGTAGTCGGAGGAAGCGTGGTGGGTCCGTTAATGGCTTCAGGTCCAGTCGTATTAATGGCTGCATCGTTCGCCAATGCAGTTTACGATAGGTTACCTCTCGAAGAAGAAGACCCACCACCCGTTCACGAACAACAACCAGCAGCTTCACAATCATCCGGATTAACCGGCAGTGGCGGCGGAAACAACAACAACAGTGGCACAACCGGAACCGGCGTAGGCGGCGGCGGCGGGGTTCCTTTCTATAATTTGGGACCAAACATGGGAACTTATCCATTTCCAG GATTATGA
- the LOC107898895 gene encoding AT-hook motif nuclear-localized protein 25 isoform X1, with the protein MESGAGSRYVHHLLGPELQLQRSSEPQFNSPEKQGTTDHPSAATTSSGGGSTTPGRRPRGRPAGSKNKPKPPIIVARDSPNSLRSHVLEISSGSDVVDSVSDYARRRGRGVCVLSGTGAVTNVTLRQPAAPPGSVVTLHGRFEILSLTGTSLPPPAPPGAGGLTVYLAGVQGQVVGGSVVGPLMASGPVVLMAASFANAVYDRLPLEEEDPPPVHEQQPAASQSSGLTGSGGGNNNNSGTTGTGVGGGGGVPFYNLGPNMGTYPFPGDVYGWSGSATRPPL; encoded by the coding sequence ATGGAATCCGGTGCCGGGTCTCGTTATGTTCATCATCTACTTGGACCGGAGCTTCAGCTTCAAAGATCATCGGAACCCCAATTCAACTCGCCGGAGAAACAAGGAACGACCGATCATCCTAGCGCAGCCACCACAAGCTCTGGAGGAGGAAGTACCACTCCGGGAAGAAGACCTAGAGGACGTCCAGCGGGATCCAAGAACAAGCCGAAACCACCCATAATCGTTGCTCGTGACAGTCCGAACTCGTTGAGATCCCACGTGCTCGAAATCTCTTCCGGTTCAGACGTAGTTGACTCGGTGTCGGACTACGCCCGGCGGCGCGGCCGTGGCGTTTGTGTACTCAGCGGGACCGGTGCCGTCACGAATGTCACGTTACGGCAACCGGCTGCTCCACCTGGAAGTGTCGTAACACTACACGGTCGGTTCGAGATTTTATCTTTAACCGGGACTTCTCTCCCACCGCCAGCACCGCCTGGAGCTGGTGGATTGACTGTTTATCTCGCCGGCGTTCAAGGTCAAGTAGTCGGAGGAAGCGTGGTGGGTCCGTTAATGGCTTCAGGTCCAGTCGTATTAATGGCTGCATCGTTCGCCAATGCAGTTTACGATAGGTTACCTCTCGAAGAAGAAGACCCACCACCCGTTCACGAACAACAACCAGCAGCTTCACAATCATCCGGATTAACCGGCAGTGGCGGCGGAAACAACAACAACAGTGGCACAACCGGAACCGGCGTAGGCGGCGGCGGCGGGGTTCCTTTCTATAATTTGGGACCAAACATGGGAACTTATCCATTTCCAGGTGATGTATACGGTTGGAGTGGTAGTGCAACGAGACCTCCCTTATAa
- the LOC107898896 gene encoding 3-hydroxy-3-methylglutaryl-coenzyme A reductase 1-like has protein sequence MEARWRSSAKPVQAPKTTKTVSFEEVSGEASSSEALPLSLHLTNAVFFSLFFSVVYFLLSRWREKIRTSTPLHLVNLSEIVAIFAFIASFVYLLGFFGIDFVHSLILRPSTDLWNSEDEEENEALLRKEDARKIPCDQALDCSVTSAPIISAQKVVDEKPVKLTTEEDEEIIKAIVAGTTPSYSLESKLGDCKRAASIRREALGRITGKSLSGLPLDGFDYESILGQCCEMPIGYVQIPVGIAGPLLLNGKEYSVPMATTEGCLVASTNRGCKAIHLSGGASSFLLKDGMTRAPVVRFGTAKRAVDLKFYLEDPENFETLAVVFNRSSRFARLQGIKCVIAGKNLYLRFTCSTGDAMGMNMVSKGVQNVLDFLQTDFPDMDVIGISGNLCSDKKPAAVNWIEGRGKSVVCEAIINGDVVRKVLKTSVESLVELNMLKNLTGSAMAGALGGFNAHASNIVSAVYIATGQDPAQNIESSHCITMMEAVNEGNDLHISVTMPSIEVGTVGGGTQLASQSACLNLLGVKGASQESPGANSRRLATIVAGAALAGELSLMSALAAGQLVKSHMKYNRSSKDVSKTS, from the exons ATGGAGGCCCGCTGGAGATCGTCGGCTAAACCCGTTCAAGCTCCGAAAACAACGAAAACGGTTTCTTTTGAGGAAGTTTCCGGCGAAGCCTCCTCCTCCGAAGCATTGCCTCTCTCTTTACATCTAACGAATGCTGTGTTCTTCTCGCTGTTTTTCTCTGTggtttattttcttctttcccGTTGGCGTGAAAAGATCCGTACTTCCACGCCCCTTCACCTCGTCAACCTTTCAGAGATCGTCGCGATTTTCGCTTTCATCGCCTCGTTTGTTTATCTTTTGGGGTTCTTCGGGATTGATTTCGTTCATTCTTTGATCCTCCGACCGTCGACTGACCTGTGGAATTCCGAGGACGAAGAGGAAAATGAAGCTTTGCTTCGTAAAGAAGATGCTCGTAAAATCCCTTGTGACCAAGCTCTTGATTGTTCGGTAACCTCGGCACCAATTATATCTGCCCAGAAAGTTGTCGATGAAAAGCCTGTGAAATTAACAACCgaggaagatgaagaaataaTTAAAGCCATCGTGGCGGGAACAACTCCTTCATATTCTTTGGAATCCAAATTAGGTGATTGCAAGAGAGCGGCTTCCATCAGGCGTGAGGCATTAGGGAGAATAACCGGGAAGTCGTTATCGGGATTACCCTTGGATGGATTCGATTATGAGTCAATTTTAGGACAGTGTTGTGAGATGCCGATTGGGTACGTACAGATTCCCGTGGGAATTGCTGGGCCGTTGTTGCTTAATGGAAAAGAGTACTCGGTTCCTATGGCAACCACAGAGGGGTGCTTGGTGGCTAGCACTAATAGGGGATGTAAGGCTATTCATTTGTCTGGTGGTGCTTCTAGTTTTCTATTGAAAGATGGGATGACTAGAGCTCCTGTTGTAAGGTTCGGCACCGCCAAAAGGGCAGttgatttaaagttttatttggaGGATCCTGAAAATTTTGAGACCTTGGCTGTTGTTTTTAACAg ATCAAGTAGATTTGCTAGGCTTCAAGGTATTAAATGTGTCATTGCAGGGAAGAATCTTTATTTGAGATTCACCTGCAGTACTGGCGATGCTATGGGGATGAACATGGTTTCAAAGGGTGTCCAAAACGTTTTGGATTTCCTTCAAACTGATTTCCCTGACATGGATGTCATTGGCATCTCTG GAAACTTATGTTCCGACAAGAAGCCCGCGGCGGTAAATTGGATTGAAGGACGAGGCAAATCTGTTGTCTGCGAGGCCATCATTAATGGTGATGTGGTGAGGAAAGTCTTGAAGACTAGTGTGGAATCTCTTGTGGAGCTTAACATGCTTAAGAACCTTACAGGATCCGCCATGGCTGGAGCTTTGGGTGGATTCAATGCCCATGCTAGTAACATTGTCTCTGCAGTTTACATTGCCACTGGTCAAGATCCGGCTCAAAACATCGAGAGCTCTCATTGCATCACGATGATGGAAGCTGTCAACGAGGGCAATGACCTTCACATCTCTGTTACGATGCCTTCCATCGAG GTTGGCACGGTTGGTGGTGGAACTCAACTTGCATCTCAGTCAGCATGTTTGAACCTGCTAGGGGTGAAAGGTGCTAGCCAAGAGTCACCAGGTGCAAACTCAAGACGGCTTGCAACCATAGTAGCTGGTGCAGCCCTTGCAGGGGAGCTGTCACTCATGTCAGCACTGGCAGCTGGGCAACTAGTTAAGAGCCATATGAAGTACAATAGGTCAAGTAAGGATGTTTCCAAAACTTCTTAG